The Centroberyx gerrardi isolate f3 chromosome 7, fCenGer3.hap1.cur.20231027, whole genome shotgun sequence genome contains a region encoding:
- the fbxl20 gene encoding F-box/LRR-repeat protein 20, which produces MGKEVNGVSRSRFEMFSNSDEAVINKKLPKELLLRIFSFLDVVTLCRCAQVSRSWNVLALDGSNWQRIDLFDFQRDIEGRVVENISKRCGGFLRKLSLRGCLGVGDSALRTFSQNCRNIELLSLNGCTKITDSTCNSLSKFCPKLKHLDLASCTSITNLSLKALSEGCPLLEQLNISWCDQVTKDGIQALVRSCPGLKGLFLKGCTQLEDEALKHIGAHCPELVTLNLQTCSQITDEGLITICRGCHRLQSLCVSGCANITDAILHALGQNCPRLRILEVARCSQLTDVGFTTLARNCHELEKMDLEECVQITDGTLIQLSIHCPRLQVLSLSHCELITDDGIRHLGSGPCAHDRLEVIELDNCPLITDASLEHLKSCHSLDRIELYDCQQITRAGIKRLRTHLPNIKVHAYFAPVTPPPSVGGSRQRFCRCCVLL; this is translated from the exons AATCTTCTCCTTTCTGGATGTGGTGACACTCTGTCGCTGTGCCCAGGTCTCACGG TCCTGGAACGTTCTGGCCTTGGATGGCAGCAACTGGCAACGGATCGACCTCTTCGACTTTCAGAGAGACATTGAG GGCCGGGTGGTGGAGAACATCTCAAAGCGATGTGGGGGTTTCCTTAGGAAGCTGAGCCTGCGCGGGTGCCTGGGTGTGGGAGACAGCGCCCTGAG GACTTTCTCCCAGAACTGCAGGAACATTGAGCTGCTCAGTCTGAACGGCTGCACCAAGATCACTGACAG CACATGTAATAGCCTCAGCAAGTTCTGTCCGAAGCTGAAGCACCTGGACCTCGCCTCCTGTACCTCAATCACCAACCTGTCACTCAAAGCTCTCAG tGAGGGCTGTCCCCTGCTGGAGCAGCTCAACATCTCCTGGTGTGATCAGGTCACCAAGGACGGCATCCAGGCCCTGGTGCGATCCTGCCCCGGACTCAAAGGCCTTTTCCTCAAGGGCTGCACGCAG ctAGAAGACGAGGCTCTGAAGCATATTGGGGCTCACTGTCCAGAGCTGGTCACACTCAACTTGCAGACATGCTCA cAGATTACAGATGAGGGTCTCATCACCATTTGTCGGGGTTGTCACCGCCTGCAGTCCCTGTGTGTGTCGGGCTGTGCCAACATAACAGACGCCATCCTTCACGCCCTGGGACAGAACTGCCCCCGCCTCAG aaTATTAGAAGTGGCTCGCTGCTCTCAGCTCACAGACGTGGGCTTCACTACATTAGCAAGG AATTGTCATGAGCTTGAGAAGATGGACTTAGAAGAATGTGTGCAG ATCACAGATGGCACGCTTATCCAGCTGTCCATCCACTGCCCTCGTTTGCAAGTCCTG AGCCTGTCTCACTGCGAGCTGATCACCGACGATGGCATCAGACACCTTGGCAGCGGCCCCTGCGCTCACGACCGTCTGGAGGTGATCGAGCTGGACAACTGCCCCCTGATCACAGACGCCTCGCTGGAGCACCTGAAGAGCTGCCACAGCCTGGACCGCATCGAGCTCTACGACTGCCAGCAGATCACCCGCGCCGGCATCAAGAGACTAAGG ACCCATCTGCCTAACATCAAAGTGCATGCGTACTTCGCTCCCGTCACTCCGCCCCCCTCGGTCGGGGGGAGCCGTCAGAGGTTTTGCCGCTGCTGTGTCCTGCTATGA